The Papio anubis isolate 15944 chromosome 10, Panubis1.0, whole genome shotgun sequence genome includes the window GCACGGCCGGTGGCGTCGGGGTGGTGGGCGGCGGGGCCGGGGGAGCTGGCGACTCCGAGGGTGAAGTGACCAGTGCGCTGAGCGCCACCTTCAGCGGCCCCAAGATCGCCTTCTATGTGGGTCTCAAGAGCCCCCACGAAGGCTATGAGGTGCTGAAGTTCGACGACGTTGTCACCAACCTCGGCAATCACTATGACCCCACCACAGGCAAGTTCAGCTGCCAGGTGCGCGGCATCTACTTCTTCACCTACCACATCCTCATGCGCGGCGGCGACGGCACCAGCATGTGGGCGGACCTCTGCAAGAACGGGCAGGTCAGTGACCCCTACCCTCACCGGCCCCGCAAACCCTCGCCCGCGCCCTGAACCTCCCAGGGAACCAGCCTCCTTTCTCTCCACCCGCGGGCTACCGAGCGAGCGAGCCCCGGGAAGGAACGCGCCTCGGTGCCACAGcgtctcagcttcccaatgcACCGAGGCCGCGCTCACCAGGACATAGAACCAAATGTTGGGCCTTGAGAGCCCAGAGACCCCCATACCTAAACTGCACTCCTTGGCCACTTGcgtccctgcctgcctctctgtgGGCTTCTTGGAAACCCCAGTTCTTTAGTTCCCTCCAGTTCCCTCCAGTTCGCCCCTTTGCCCTGAAGCCTCCTCTCCTCTTGGCCCTGGCCCCTGGCTCCCACCCGTTCACTCTGGGTCATTGTTCCTGAAGCTTCCCCTCTCCCTGTTTCCCAGACTTGTCGGCGCAAGGAGGAGGGGGGACCGGGAAGGAGTTGGCTAAGTTGGAGAGACAGCATGGAGCTGGGGTGGGAGTGTGGACCCTGAAGCAGCAGGCGGGAAGCCCGTGCGTGGCGCGCCTGGTGTGGGCTGAGCAAGGGCGAGGGAAGAGGTGCCCCGGCTCACCCGCTCCTACCGCTTGCCCCCAGGTCCGGGCCAGCGCCATTGCACAGGACGCCGACCAGAACTACGACTACGCCAGTAACAGCGTGGTGCTGCACTTGGATTCAGGGGACGAAGTGTATGTGAAGCTGGATGGCGGGAAGGCTCACGGAGGCAATAATAACAAGTACAGCACGTTCTCGGGCTTTCTTCTGTACCCGGATTAGGGGCGCGGGAGGTGCGAGGTGGGGTGGCTGCAGGCCGCCCGGTCTCTGCCTGGGCGCGGCTGCTTGGCAAAGGCCACTCTCGATTCATGACACTTCCCGGCATCTCCGTTGGAAAAAACACATCCTTGCCTCCTCCCTGCCCGCTCCTGGCCTCAGTGCGTCTGCGACCCACCACGCTCAGGGCTGTGCTCCTGGTCTCCATCCCTATCCCGGCGAGGGAGGAAGGGACACCCAGTCCTTGAGACGGCGGCACAGACTTTGCAAACCTGATTAGACTGGACAGGCCAGGCCGGGAGCCTGCCCTCCTCAGACCGCCTCCTCCCAGGGCCTAGAAGCGGAGGGCTCCGGGCCCTGGCCAGGGAGGTAGGCCAGAGAGAGCGCGGGCTTCCTGGGGCGTCCTTCTTTGTGACCCGAAA containing:
- the C1QL2 gene encoding complement C1q-like protein 2 gives rise to the protein MALGLLIAVPLLLQAAPPGAAHYEMMGTCRMICDPYTAAPGGGPAGAKAQPPGPSTAALEVMQDLSANPPPPFIQGPKGDPGRPGKPGPRGPPGEPGPPGPRGPPGEKGDSGRPGLPGLQLTAGTAGGVGVVGGGAGGAGDSEGEVTSALSATFSGPKIAFYVGLKSPHEGYEVLKFDDVVTNLGNHYDPTTGKFSCQVRGIYFFTYHILMRGGDGTSMWADLCKNGQVRASAIAQDADQNYDYASNSVVLHLDSGDEVYVKLDGGKAHGGNNNKYSTFSGFLLYPD